A region of the Amycolatopsis sp. cg13 genome:
GAGCCTCCGCCAGAAGTCGCTCCGCCCAGACGAGATCCCTCGGCGGGGCTTCCAGAGGAAGCCTCCTCGCCACGATCGAGCGAACTCCTGCGGCTAGGCGGCGAGTCTTCCGGTCTTCCCGCCGACCTCGGCTCACCGCGACCGGACGAGTCGACCGGCCCCTCAGCGGAAGCCTTCCCGCCGCGTCGGGATGAGTCGGCTGGATCCGATTTCGCGCGACCGGCGTCGCGACGGGCTCGGGCGCGGGCGGCGGCCTTGCGCTCGGCGAGGCTGGGACGCCGGGATCCGGCGGGACGGCCCGGGGTGTCCGGGGCGGAGTCGCCGTCGGGAGGCTCTGGGGTCGGCGGAGTCATCGCTCGCGACGCTAGCAAGGACCGGTCCCGGCAGGCGGACGGCAGGGCCGCCTCGACCAGGCCGGAACGCACTTGCGGGTGAATTCGGCGTCGGATGAACCTCCGGCGGTCCCCGCGCGTCTGACAGGTGCGAAGAAAAAATCCTCCGATCCGCGTAAGAGGGGCGTGGGCCGGAGGTCTCGACGGCAGAGAGACCGAAGGGCCGGAGGGAGCGTCGAGGAAAAACTTCGGGGAAGTCGCGTAAGGGAGTGGCGTTCGGGGCGTCACTCCGGCACGGGACGAGGTACGGGGACACATCGCGGGGGCGATGGACGAGGTCGGATGCCTGTTCGTGGCAGGCGCCCGACCAGGCCGCGGCGGGGAGGCCGCGGCGGGTGCCGGCAGGTCGTGGGGACGACTTGCCGGGACCGAGGTGGAGATGGCCGAGACCTGCCGGGGAGGGCAGGTGAACGGCCGCATCGCGGAGGGGAGCCGCGATCTCCGTCCCTGTCAGGCCGGGGAGGGCCTGACAGGGACGGAGTCGGCCAAGGCTTGCCGGGAGCAGGCACGGCCGGGTCGCGGAGGAATCCGCGACGGCACTGGCAGATCGTGGGGACGATCCGCCGGGTACGGGGATGGCCGGAGCTTGTCGGGGAGGGCAGGTGCCAGCCGGGTCGCGGAGAGATCAGCGACAGCCAAGCCAGCACGCGGGGAATCCTGGCGATCCGGGGAGCCGGGCCGCAAGGATTGGCCGGGCAGAGCGCTGGTGCAGTCGGGGCAACACACAGACCTGGCCTCGACCTGCGGCCCAGGCAGCTCGGGGCGGGAAAGATCCGTCGCCGGACGGTAGCTCGAGGTCGCGAGGCGAAGCCGTCAAAGAGTGTCCGATGGACCTGGCGTGAGTGAGCGGCATCACAGATATCTAGGTGAAACTGCTTCAACGCGCCCGGGCGGCCGGTTATTTCGTCCGCTACGCCGCCAGGAGGGCTTCAGCGGCGTTGGGCCATCCGAAGGTATGTGACTCAAGCCACATCCAGCGAAGTAGTTCCCGATTAACTTTGGGTAGTTTCCACAGCTAGAAGCTCGATGCGTGCCACTCGTTCGGCCGAAAGCCCGGTGGCGCCTTGCTCATTGAGGCGCCGCTTCGTTACTGTCCTGCGGTCCCCATTACAGTCAGGTCACGAAGCAGAACGCTGAGCGAATCACCCCCGAGGTTCGTTCACGGGATCCCCCGCCCGAGTTCTCTTCCGCCCGACTCCCCGACGATGGAAGGCCCTGTCTTGGCTTCACACCGCTCCCCCGGCGGCCAAGCCCCTTCCCCGGCGCTGAAAGACGCACTGGACGGTGCAGTCATCCGCGTCCGGGGACAGCACCGCATCTCCCCGCCCTCCTCCGCCCTTCGCGGGCGGGTCGTGGTCGCCGCCGTCGCGGCTGGCGCGTTCGCCGCAGCCGCCGCCGGGCAGACCCTCAAGTCCACCAGCGGCGGGGATTCCGACGCCGCGGTCACCCCGCTCGCCAACGCACAGAACGCGAGCGCCTCGTTCACCCTCGGCAGCGCGGGCTCCGGGGGAGCTCCCGAACTGCTGCCGACCGGCCACGCCGTCGACGCCTCCGCCGAAGCCGCGAAGATGGCCGACAGCGCCAAGGTCACCAAGGCCCGCGTGCAGGCGGAAACCGAAGCCGCGCGCCAGGCCGCCGAAGAGGCTGCCCGTCCGAAGACCTGCATGCCCGCGCACGGCACGTTCACCTCCGGTTTCGGTGCCCGCTGGGGCACGAGCCACCTCGGCATCGACATCGCCAACTCGATCGGCACCCCGATCTACGCCGCCTCCGACGGCACCGTCATCCAGGCCGGCCCCGCCAGCGGTTTCGGCCTCTGGGTACGCGTCCAGCTCGACGACGGCACCATCCAGGTCTACGGCCACATGAACAGCTTCTCGGTCCGCGAAGGCCAGAAGGTCAAGTGCGGCGAGCAGATCGCCGAGATCGGCAACCGCGGCGAGAGCACCGGCCCGCACCTGCACTTCGAGGTGTGGCAGGACGGCAGCAAGAAGATCGACCCGCGCCCGTGGCTCGCTGCCCGCGGCGTGAACGTCAGCTGATCTTCGCTTCTCGCCCGTCAGGCAATGGGCGCGGTGGCATCCGCTGCCGCAGGACGATCGCCAACTGAGCCTGAACCGCGCGGATCACCCGCTGGCCAACCGCTGCACTGGCTTTGCCGCCGCACGATGGTCGCCGCCTGAACTCGAACCGCGCTTCTCGCCGGTCAGGCAGCCAGCTGGACTCAGCTTCCGCACGACGGTCTCGATCGAGTCTGGCCCGCATGCTTCGTACGCCAGACAACCGGTGCACCAGTTGCCGCGACGATCGCCGACGAGCTTGAACTGCGCGAGTCACCTGTGCGCACAGCGGCGGAATCTGCTTTGCGCACGGGAAAACTGATGCTGCTGAACCACGCCGCGAGTGGGAAGTCCGCGTGCTTGCGGCAGAACATCGATCAATCAGGCTCGCTTTCGTCGCAGTGCATCAGGTGGAAGTCGCCCTGAACAACTCGGTGGCGCAGGGAATCCTCGGCGATCTTTGCCTGGCGATGTGTGGGCATCCGAGCTAGGCCGCCAGGTGTGCGTATCACGGATCGTTGCCAGGAAGGCGACGGACGAAATAGGCGACTGCTACCCGCCACACGGTGCACAGGTCCGCGCGTCTTCGCCACGGCATCCATCGCGCGATCCCCTCGTCGGCGCGCGACGTTCCTCCGCAGACGACGCATCTGCCGTCTGGCCCTAATGCGTGTTGCCTCAGCAACGCGCGCCATGCTGCGGCCAGCCGCGCCACATCCCCTGGCGCGTCCCGAGCTGGCCGGGCTGCCGTCCCCACAGCAACCGTCCCCGCGACTCTCCTCAAGTACTCCTGTACCCCGGCGGCAAATACCCCAAACAGCACCGCATCCATCCCCTGCGTCCCTTCACACAGCATACCGCATTTCATCGAACTTGTGTTCGATGAAGCCAAGTATGCCGGAGAGGACCGACAAGATCGGGTGGATCGCTGGGGAGTTCACTCGGT
Encoded here:
- a CDS encoding M23 family metallopeptidase; protein product: MVAAVAAGAFAAAAAGQTLKSTSGGDSDAAVTPLANAQNASASFTLGSAGSGGAPELLPTGHAVDASAEAAKMADSAKVTKARVQAETEAARQAAEEAARPKTCMPAHGTFTSGFGARWGTSHLGIDIANSIGTPIYAASDGTVIQAGPASGFGLWVRVQLDDGTIQVYGHMNSFSVREGQKVKCGEQIAEIGNRGESTGPHLHFEVWQDGSKKIDPRPWLAARGVNVS